A genomic stretch from Megachile rotundata isolate GNS110a chromosome 1, iyMegRotu1, whole genome shotgun sequence includes:
- the glo gene encoding heterogeneous nuclear ribonucleoprotein glorund, whose product MSNGSGDHEDEGYVVKLRGLPWSTTVDEIMKFFSDCSISNGKNGVHMTMSREGRPSGEAYVEMDTPEDIEKACKRDRDHMGHRYIEVFKAKRGEMEWVVKRSGFNLENAMDDACVRLRGLPFGCSKEEIAQFFSGLEILPNGISLPTDYTGRSTGEAYVQFVNKDVAERALQKHKEKIGHRYIEIFRSTLSEVRASIGPKMRGPMGGFNQRPAPYDRGARFGGMNRFSNNGRGSRNRDFDGGPWGGNNFDSRGGGMGMRGGMDMKGNFRGNGDAWGGGSGIHSIHMRGLPFKATEQDIADFFRPIEPVNVRIILENGGRPSGEADVEFATHEEAMKAMSKDKSHMSHRYIELFLNSTGGSGGMSLGGIGNFCGGLGNNFRPGYSPNNRGFGSQLGGSNYNSF is encoded by the exons ATGTCAAACGGTAGTGGAGATCACGAAGACGAAGGCTATGTAGTCAAATTGCGTGGACTTCCATGGTCCACTACTGttgatgaaattatgaaattcttcAGTGACTGTTCTATCTCAAATGGTAAAAATGGTGTTCATATGACTATGTCTCGAGAAGGTCGACCTAGTGGAGAAGCTTATGTAGAAATGGACACACCTGAAGATATTGAAAAGGCTTGTAAAAGAGATAGAGATCATATGGGTCATCGTTATATAGAAg TCTTTAAAGCAAAAAGAGGTGAGATGGAGTGGGTAGTCAAAAGAAGTGGTTTCAATCTGGAAAATGCAATGGATGATGCTTGCGTGAGATTACGTGGTCTACCATTTGGATGCTCTAAAGAGGAGATAGCACAATTCTTCTCAG GGTTGGAGATATTGCCGAACGGGATTTCACTACCGACAGACTACACGGGCCGCAGTACTGGGGAGGCTTACGTTCAGTTTGTTAACAAAGATGTTGCGGAGCGCGCTCTGCAGAAACACAAGGAAAAGATAGGACACAG ATACATCGAAATCTTCCGAAGCACTTTGTCTGAAGTACGAGCTAGCATTGGACCTAAAATGCGAGGACCAATGGGCGGTTTTAATCAAAGACCCGCTCCCTATGACCGGGGTGCTCGTTTCGGTGGAATGAACCGCTTTAGCAATAATGGCCGAGGTTCTAGAAACAGAG ATTTTGATGGTGGCCCGTGGGGAGGTAATAACTTCGACTCACGTGGAGGCGGTATGGGTATGCGAGGTGGTATGGACATGAAAGGAAATTTCCGAGGCAATGGTGATGCATGGGGTGGTGGTTCTGGAATTCATAGCATACACATGCGCGGATTACCATTTAAAGCTACAGAACAAGATATAGCTGAC TTCTTTAGACCCATTGAGCCAGTAAACGTACGAATTATTCTTGAAAATGGTGGTCGTCCTTCTGGGGAAGCTGACGTCGAATTTGCTACTCACGAGGAGGCTATGAAAGCCATGTCCAAA gATAAGAGTCACATGTCTCATAGGTACATCGAATTGTTCCTAAATTCAACTGGAGGTTCAGGTGGAATGTCATTAGGTGGTATTGGTAACTTCTGCGGAG GTCTGGGCAATAACTTCAGGCCAGGATATTCCCCAAATAATAGAGGATTCGGTTCTCAGTTAGGAGGAAGCAATTACAATAGTTTTTGA